The Roseomonas marmotae genome segment CAGAGACAGCGAATCATAACCGATTCAACGGATTCAACTTCTTCCCGGATGGGCTCTTAGACGAGAACCCGGCCCCTCCGTGTACTCAGGCTATCAGTGACCCGCGGCAGAGTTTTCAACACAGTCATTTCCAAGTCCGGTCACTGCTTCGAGATCACGGTCCCAGTATGGCTCCGGCCCGAATCTAGCAACCAGCCAGTCGATGAATGCCCTGACTTTGGGCGCAAGCTCGCGCGAACTCGGGTAGAGCACCCATAGCGTTTGCGTCGAGACAAGCGAGTACTCGGGAAGCGCTGGAACCAGCAAGCCATTACGGATTTCCTCCGCCGCGCACCAAGTGGCCATAAGCGCGATCCCAAGCCCGGCACATGCGGCATCGCGCACTGCGCCGCCGTCATTGATGCGCAGGGCAGGCATCACCCTCCGCTCCAGGGTCTTTCCGTCCGCTCCCTTGAATGTCCAGAGGTCAAGAGTGCCGACGACGAGACAGGTGTGATCGGCAAGGTCGTCCGGTGAGCGTGGCCGACCACGGCGCGCGATGTAGTCCGGCGATGCGACCAGCACGCGCCGGTCGGGCGCCAGCCGCCGCGCGACGAAAGACGAGTCCCCAAGCTCCGTATAGCGGACAGCGACGTCGAATGAGCCCTCCACGAGGTCGACCACACTGTCGGAGATGCGCATATCGAGGATCAGGTCCGGGTAGCGGCTACAGAACTCGCGAAGGCCCGGCACAATATGCATGCGCGCGAAGGAAGACGGGGCCGCCACACGAAGCGTGCCGCGGGGCGTCGCCTGCTCGCGGCCAAGCGCCGCGCGTGCGGCCTGTGCCGCATCCAACACATGTTCGGCATGCGGCAGGAAGGCCATCCCGTCCTCGGTCAGCGTTGCTTGCCGCGTCGTGCGATGGAGGAGGCGCGCTCCCAACCCCTTCTCGAGCGCTGCGAGGCGCGCGCTTGCCCCTGCCGGCGTGACGTTGAGGTCACGTGCCGCAGCGCTGATGCTGCCAAGCCGGGCGATGCGCACGAACAGATCCAGGTCACTGATGTCCATGATGTGGCTTTCAAGTCAGCGTTGAAGCCGCCATCGACCGGCGTGTGCTTCTCAGAAGTTGGGACAGAGACTCCCATGCCCGCTTGCAGGCGCCGAAGATCTGCTCATGGGCGCGGGCCTCGGTTGCCGAAGCAGACATCAGGCCGTGGCCAGACTTCGGCGCGCTCATTTTCAAGAATCCCTTGAAGCTGATTCGGGAGAATGCCCGCTTCTGCCTTTTCCTGAAAGGGTTCAGATAGGCAACGACAACACGCGACGGCCCCGTCGAGCACCCTTCAGGCAGGAGGCATCCATGCGAACACCAGTGGTTGATGCCTTCGGAGAGGCTGAGGTCCGTCGGCTCGTGATTCTGGCCGGCGCTCGCCCAGGCCGAGGCGTGGTGGTGGCGATTGCAGCCACCAGCGTGAACCCTGTCGATTACGAGATCCGGCGCCAGGCCCTTCGCCGTGCCAAGTCTATCGGAGATGAGGCTCCTGGACGTGTCGACAGAGGGCGGACGCAGGCGGCGGGGTTTACGCTGGGCGCATCGAGGCAGCTTTCCATGCAGACCGCTTCAACCATCGGAGATGCGGAGCGGCACGCCAGACCTCTTGCTGTCGCTCTCCGTCCACTGCTTGCGTCAGGGCTCAAGCCAAGGACTGCCGCCGACGGCCCATACACGATGGGCGGTGTGGGCCTCCTTCGGCCGGCATTCTGGGCAAGGAGCGCCGCATGCGGACCAAGGCATGGAAGCCGACCCTGCCAGCAACCTGACACCAACTCCGAACGGATCTTCACAGACCGCTGAGCCATTCACTGTTGAAAGGAAGCTACCATGTCACAGACCATGAAGGCTGTCGTTCTTACCCGCTTCGGCGGACCGGATGCGTTCGAACTGCGCGAGGTTCCGGTGCCGCCAGTCGGGGCGCGTCAGGTGCGAGTGCGCGTGCACGCGACTGCCGTGAACCCGCTGGACTGCCAGATCCGCCGTGGTGACTACGCGGATTACGTGCCGCTCCCCGCCATCATCGGCCACGACATCTCCGGCGTCATTGAGGAAGTCGGGTCCGATGTTACCGAGTTCGGCATTGGCGATGAGGTCTACTACACGCCAAAGATCTTCGGCGGTGCCGGCTCCTATGCCGAGCAGAACGTCGCTGACGTGGAACTCGTGGGCCGCAAGCCCAGGAACCTGTCTCACATCGAGGCCGCGAGCCTGACACTCGTGGGCGGCACTGTCTGGGAAGCCTTCGTTCAGCGCGCGCAGCTCAAGGTTGGCGAAACCGTGCTGATTCACGGCGGAGCGGGCGGCGTGGGGACCATCGCGATCCAGGTCGCCAAGGCGATCGGTGCGCGGGTGATCACGACGGCACTGGCCCGCGATCATGATTTCGTACGCTCCCTGGGCGCAGATGAGGCGATCGACTTCATGGCGGAGGATTATGTGAAGGCGGTTCTGCGGCAGACTAATGGAGATGGCGTCAACGTCGTCTTCGACACGATTGGTGGTGACACGCTGACGCGGAGCCCGCTGACGCTCTCTGCCTTCGGCCGCGTCGTCAGCCTCGTTGATATCGCGCAGCCTCAGAACCTCATCGATGCCTGGGGCAAGAATGCCGCCTACCATTTCGTGTTCACCCGCCAGAATCGTGGGAAGCTGGACGAGCTGACCAACCTGATCGAGCGCGGCCTGGTGAAGCCTGTGATCGGCGCGGCGTTTCCGCTCGCACGCATGGGGGAGGCACATGATCTCCTGGAGAACGGGAGGACGCATGGCCTGCGCGGAAAGGTCGTGATCGACGTGACAGGCGAGGCGGGAGCGCTGCACCCCGGCCAGCGGGCCGCTGCATGACACGTCGCGCGGACGACCGGCGGATCCCCCCGTCCAGGCCGGTCGTCCGCCCCAACCCCGAGGGAATCAAATGACCACCGAACTCGCGCTTCTTCTCCTTCGTCCTGGCTCCAGCTCGGCCTTCGTGGCTGCCTTCGCCGATGTGGCTCCGCTCCTCACCAGCGCCGATGGTTACATCCGGCACCGCCTCGTGCCAGCGCTCGAGGATGCCGATCTTTACCTGCTGACGGTGGACTGGCGGGACGTGGCGGCCCACAAGGAAGGATTCGAGCCGAGCGAAGCGCATGCTCGCTTCATGGCGCGTCTCGAACCGTTCCTCTCCGGCAACCCTGTCGTTCTCCACGTGGAGGCGGGGCCGCAGCCGGGAAGCCAAGGTCAGGCTGCCTCAGCACGAAAGAGCGACTTCCACTTGGTTCACCAGCCAGAGGTAGCAATCTAGCACTACCTGGGCATTTTATGATGAGGTGACAGGAACCTGCGTCGGCAGTGCGGACATCGGATCGGCGTGACGAGATGGCTGAACAGGCGGTCGAGAATGGCGCGTCGCACGGCGGGCAGGCTTGGTGAGGGTGGCGGGCCCGGCATTGGGGGCCGCATTTTCCCCCCGCCTCGTCCGGCGGTGCGCGGCGAGGCGGAGGTGCTGCAGGTAGGCACAGGCGATGCAGCTCATCAACGCGTGTCGGTGCAGGCCTGTCCAGGACCGTCCCTCGAA includes the following:
- a CDS encoding LysR family transcriptional regulator translates to MDISDLDLFVRIARLGSISAAARDLNVTPAGASARLAALEKGLGARLLHRTTRQATLTEDGMAFLPHAEHVLDAAQAARAALGREQATPRGTLRVAAPSSFARMHIVPGLREFCSRYPDLILDMRISDSVVDLVEGSFDVAVRYTELGDSSFVARRLAPDRRVLVASPDYIARRGRPRSPDDLADHTCLVVGTLDLWTFKGADGKTLERRVMPALRINDGGAVRDAACAGLGIALMATWCAAEEIRNGLLVPALPEYSLVSTQTLWVLYPSSRELAPKVRAFIDWLVARFGPEPYWDRDLEAVTGLGNDCVENSAAGH
- a CDS encoding zinc-dependent alcohol dehydrogenase family protein — its product is MSQTMKAVVLTRFGGPDAFELREVPVPPVGARQVRVRVHATAVNPLDCQIRRGDYADYVPLPAIIGHDISGVIEEVGSDVTEFGIGDEVYYTPKIFGGAGSYAEQNVADVELVGRKPRNLSHIEAASLTLVGGTVWEAFVQRAQLKVGETVLIHGGAGGVGTIAIQVAKAIGARVITTALARDHDFVRSLGADEAIDFMAEDYVKAVLRQTNGDGVNVVFDTIGGDTLTRSPLTLSAFGRVVSLVDIAQPQNLIDAWGKNAAYHFVFTRQNRGKLDELTNLIERGLVKPVIGAAFPLARMGEAHDLLENGRTHGLRGKVVIDVTGEAGALHPGQRAAA
- a CDS encoding antibiotic biosynthesis monooxygenase family protein translates to MTTELALLLLRPGSSSAFVAAFADVAPLLTSADGYIRHRLVPALEDADLYLLTVDWRDVAAHKEGFEPSEAHARFMARLEPFLSGNPVVLHVEAGPQPGSQGQAASARKSDFHLVHQPEVAI